The DNA sequence AAACGACTTGATTGATTAGCGTTCTGGTATGATAGGCTTTCGTTAGTTGTTGCTATAGATAAATTCTACTTCACTGTTATTTTTTGCATTTGCGTTCCGCTTGCAGTTTCTATGCGCACAATGAAATTGCCTTTGCTGAGCACTTCGCTTGCAATGCGGAAGTTTCCGCGGGCGGGCTGCTGTATTTGCAGTACGTTTTGACCTAGACTGTTGAACACGCTTATGCAGCGCACGTTGCCCGAGCCGTTATTGATGAACCAGTTGCCGTTTTCATGGTGCAGCAGGTTCCCTGTGAGTGCGCTTCTCGTGGGGGCTATGGCGTCGATTTGTTTTGGCGTAGTCGTAGTGAGTAGCACCGCGGTGATGGATTTTGCAGGGAGCGTCATCTTGAATCTGTTTATGCTGTAGCTTGTTGCAGTGGTCGTTCCGCCCTGCGCATTTGCTTCAACTGCGTTCTCTTTCAAGGCGTTGCTTGTGTGCGAAACGAATGTCTCGCCCTTGAGATTCTGCAAGGTGAGCGTTTTAACCGTTCCGTCGGAGGCAAAGTTCGCAAGATTGAGGTCTATATCTTGTGCGTCTTTTTCGGCTCGGTTTACAAAAATCACTGTGAGCGAATCGCCCTTGTTACTGATAGAACTGTAGGCGGATACCAGCGAATCATTACTTGAAGTCGACAGCACTCGGTTTGGATGACCATAGCGGCTGAAAAGGTGCACCGTTTCGTACATGCCGTCGCCCCAGGTCCACGGGGTGAAAATCTCCACACCGTTATCTTGCATGGTGCCAAGGAAAGACGCATAGATGAGCGCTGTCACCATAGGATCAGAATCGTTCAGGTCGGTTTCGGTAATGCCGAGTGTGATGCCGTGATTCTTGCCGAAGTACTTTTCGAGCCACTGGTTGATGCGCACGAATATGTATTCCTTGGTAATTTTATTGTCCCAGTTGCCACCGACCATCTTTATGCCGTTTGCGCCGGGATAGTTATAGGTCGTGTCAAACAAGACGCGGTGCCAATTCATTCGCGATTCGTAATCTTTTTCACTCGGATACCAGTGAATGTCGAAAACATCGAGAAGACGTGTGCCAGAGGACTTTTGCGTCTCGGCAACTTTCATGATGAAGTATTCTAGCCAGCAGTAATCGCGATCGGGGCCTTTGGGTCTATCCTGTTTGTTGTACGAGGACACGGAGCACCAGAACCATTCGTTTGCGACCACCGGGCCGGTGAGCTTGATGTCGCCCCAGGCGGCGCGGGCCTTCTTGGCGACATCGATGTAGCGTTCAACGAGAAAGTCTCCCGTGACAGGCAAATCCAGGTCGGAATGTGTACCGCGCCAGATTTCCATTTCGTTATCCATGCTCCAGTACTTGAATCGGCTCATGTCGAACTTAAGTTCGTCTTTCCAGTGCGGGATAATCGCTACCGTGGAATCTGCGGGCCATTCCATATTGTAGAGCGAGGCGTCGCCCGCTTTGATGAGCGTCTTGCCGTCTTCTGAGACTTCGCCGCCGCCCGCAAGGTCGAACGTTTGCGTTGCGTACGTGCCGTGTTCTTGTTTCCAGTTCCAGTCGGGAAAGTTGTAGTCAGTGCTGCTAGCTGCATAGCCTGTGAGCTGGAAGGCGTACATAGCGTCGACTCCCGGCATCTTGTCGAGTACCTTTTGTGCGGTAATCGCCCAATCGTGCGAGTACACGTTGTTATACCAGTCGGGGTGAACTGTCATTTTGTGACGCCAATTGTAGCGCGTGGCGTTGTTGCCGTTGTTCGCTCGCAACATGTGGATGCCTGCTTCGAGCATCTGGTTGATGAAGGCAGACTCTTCTTCGGTCACCTCAGCGTCGCCATCGCTGATTTTGTCGATGTTTCGCCCGTAAAGGTACGGCGAAATTTTCTTGATGCCCGCATTTGCATCAACGGTAATGTCGATGGCCAATGTGGGGGAGATAGCAAATAGCGTGCCGAATGCAGCCACTGTGAAAAAATTTGAATATCCCATAAACAACGCCTTTTAAATGGTCCCTGCGGAACGGTTTTCCTGTAAATATATACTCAAAATATAGTTTGGCAAAAATTAAATAAACGCCTGTGGACATTTGTGACTACAGGCGCATTTTTAGGGATGGGCGTTTTTTTTTACGGAGATTCCGCCTTTTTAGGACTTTTGCGCCATTCCTTGAGCTTCTGCACGCCGTCAGTGGACCAGAGCGCCCAGGCAATCAGCACAGGCTGGAAGAACAGGCGGATAAAACGAGCCTGGTCAGTGTCAAGTCCGAATGCGTTGATGCCGTTCACGTACTGGCTGATGTTGCCCGGGAAAATAGCAACGTAGAACAGCGCAAGCAGTACGCCAACCGTACCCTTGTGCTTGTACAAGAATATCATGCTGAGGCCGAGCAAAATCTCGACGACGCCCGAGGCCAATACCACGAAATCCAGGAATCCCGGATTCTGCGGAAACCACGATGGGACCTGCGCCAGGAATTCCTGCCTAGCGATGGTCAAGTGACTGATACCTGCATAGGTCATAAATAACCCTAGCAGCCCCCTACAAAACATTTTTAAGTATTTCATACTTTTAATATAGGATAAAAAGGGCGGAAAAGTCAAAAAATTTTTTTGCCACGAATGAGTGCTAAAAGGCTAACGTTAAACTAAAATTTCTATTTCAAACAGTTGGTTCGCAAGCCCGACCGTTGGTTCGAAATCAGCAATCTTCTTGAACCCGTATTTTTCGTATAGGCCGTGGTGCTCGCTTTTGAGATAAACTTTTTTGTAGCCGAGCCTTTGGGCGTAATCAAGCGCCGCGTCAATTAAGCTTTTGGATAGCCGCTCTCCCCGGAATTTTTCGCTAACGTAAACGAGATTTATAAAAGGGCTGCAACTGAATTTCGCAGGGATGTTCCCGTTCTCCTCGAGAACGCAAAAGCCGACAACATCTTCACCGTGTACAGCAACGAAAACTTTTTCCCAGTCTAGGAAATCGTTCTTTGACATTCGCTCGGCTAAACGACGCCCCGGCAGCCATGGGCAATCTTTCGCGAAAGCGCGGGTCTTTTCCCACCACGGATCATCTTTGCTAATCGCGATTATCATTGCTTTACCTCCGCTCATAAAGAGCCCTTATAAGATTTTACGGGTACTTCGCTCCGGGAATGTCCTTCAGAATTTCTTTCCAAAAATCGCGGAATTCTTTTTCGGTGACGGAGCCTCCAGCGGAAAGTAGCCGGTAGTGTTCTCCTTGCCAGACGTAATCGACTGGGGAGGCGTCAAAGCCGTTGCGAGTGTAAAATTCGCGCCGGCGGTTTCTGCGTTTGAGTTCTTCCGCGTTCTTGGAATCTTCTTCGACTTCGATATCGACGACGATGCGTGTGTCGGGGTGTTGCCTGCGAATGACTTGTAAAATTTGCGAACCGTACCCGTGGCAACGCAATTCAGGCACAACCGCAAAATAGACAATGTTCGTGATGTCGCCGTGTGAAATGGAATTTGAGAACCCGCAGAACTTGGGAGCCGCGGCGTTCTCGCCATTATCCTTGTTAAAAAATGCCCAAAATTCTCGCTTGATTTTATCGTCGAGCAAATGCTTTATTGGAATGCGTTCGTTCGCCGGGAACGCCGATTCGTACAGCGCCTTGACCTGCGGAAACCAGGGGGCATCTCTTGTGACATCGAAAAACTGGAGCATTTGCAGAAAGAATAGGATAATGAGTCTTGTGTGTCAAGTTTGCGAATGTAATCCTGCGTCTTTTAGTATATATTTATTCTTATGAAACTGTTTGACAATATTTTTATTCCTTTTATCGCAGCGCTTGCTTTGACTGTCGTTTGTTGCAACGAATCGAAAAATTCTACGAAAGAATCTGCGGAAAGTAAGTCTGCGGTAAATCTTGAAACTCCTGCGAAAGTGACGATGCCTTCTGCTGCGGTGAACACGCCTGAAGTCGAGGAAACCAAAACCATTGCGCTTGCGAACGGAGCTTCGGTCACTTGGATTCAAGACAACGAGGGTAAAAAGTTTATGCCTCGCGAACTGTTCAGCGATGCAAGTGATTCGCTTTATGAAAGCTTGAGTATGCTTGCGGGACTTCCGGCTTCTGTCAGCACATTCTTGGTGAAAACGGATGGCAAGTATATTTTGTTTGATGCAGGTCTTGGCGCGTGGGGTGGGCAGCTTTTAAAGCGTCTTGCGACTTTGAGCGTGAATTCGGATTCCATTGGGCTTGTTTACTTGACGCATTTCCATGCAGATCACATTGCGGGACTTGTGAAAAATGGCAGTGCCGGGAAAATGGAAAAGGTCTTTAAGAATGCCGCCGTTTATGCGGGCAAGGTGGAATATGACGCTTGGATGAACGAAATCCCGAAAAATGATTTGCAAAAGAATATCATGGCGCTTTATAAGGATAGCCTTCACTTGTTTGCGTTCGGTGACAGCTTGCCGCATGGTGTGCTTGCGATGGATGCCGTTGGCCACACGCCGGGACACGCTGCCTTCCAAATTTCAAACCTGCTTATAATCGGAGACTTGATGCATGGCTATGCTTTGCAAAAGGACCATCCCGAAATCAATTCCAATTACGACATGGACAAGGAAAAATCTGCCGCAAGCCGCAAACGCATTATGCAGTACGCACACGAACATAAACTCCTGATGGCCGGTATGCACTTGCCGCCTCCCGGATTCGCGGAGTAAAGGCTGTTCACTTGAAAAGAACAGGAATGTATATTTATCCTTATGAAATTGTTTGAAGATAAAGTGGTCGTGGTGACGGGTGGGGCGCACGGAATAGGTGCTTCCATTGTGAGTGAATTCGAAAAAGAGGGCGCAAAGGTCGCGTATATCGACATCCGCGAGAATCCTTGCTTTGTGGGGGATCTTTCAAAGAAAGAGACTTTGGAAAAGTTTGCGCAGTTCGTTATCGAAAAATACGGGCACGTGGATGTGCTGGTGAATAACGCGCTCCCGTTGATGAAGGGAATAGACGAATGTAGCTATGAGGAATTCAGCTATGCACTCGCTGTCGGCGTGACCGCTCCGTTCTACCTTGCAAAACTTTTCGCGCCGCATTTTGCAAAGGGCGCGAGCATTATAAATATATCGTCATCTCGCGACCGTATGAGCCAACCACAAACGGAAAGCTATACGGCGGCGAAGGGCGGGATTGCGGCGCTTACCCATGCGCTGGCCGTGAGTTTTGCGGGCCGCGTTCGCGTGAATTCCATTTCACCGGGCTGGATCGATACGGATTTCAAAACCTACGAAGGCTCCGATGCCATTCAGCAGCCCGCGGGTCGTGTCGGTAACCCGCTGGACATCGCGAACATGGTGCTTTACCTTGCAAGCGGCAAGGCGGGCTTCATCACCGGCGAAAACATCTGTATCGACGGCGGCATGACCCGCCAGATGATTTATCACAACGATTGCGGCTGGAAATTTGAAGGTTAAAGTTTCTTTGCTTGATAGGTGGGTGAGTGGATAACGTCGGCGCTAAAGAATCTTAATGCTACGACGCGCCAAACAGATGCGATAAGAACGAATATACGGCGCTGCCTATAATGATAAGGGCCAATATTATCAGAATATGCTTCCAATTGAGCAACGCAAGCAAAAGATCGGTTAGAAAATTAAATAGAAATCCCATGTTTCTCCTTCCTTAAAACTACCCCAATAACAATTGGGATGGACTGCTAATTTCCGAATTCTATCTTGCTGAATGATTTGTAGTGATCGGTGGTGTAATAAATGTTACAGCCGCTACTATAGACGAGTCGGTTTGTACCGCGATTGTCTCCAAAGTAATCGACATCTGCTTCGTAGTAATACGCTGGCGGGAGTTTACCCTCGCGATTGTCAAAGTAGTCGCCGCCAATCATCACGCCGAGCGTTGTGTGCGGATTGAAATTCCATTTCACAAAAGTTTTGCCAGTCTTTTGTTCGTAAAGCTTTTTACCTTCGCTCTTGGTGACATAATAGACCGGCAGGCGATCGTTGTCGCAGATGTATTTTGCAACGTGGAGCCTCGAGGTGTATTCCTTTTCGGCGGGATTTTCTTTTAATAGGCAGACTTTTTTCTTGCGGGGTGCATCATCGGGGGTTGTGTAAACTACGTATATGTCGAATGCGAATGCCAACGCGATGCATATTGCGGCTATTATTGCAATCTTGGATTTTTTGGCCTTACGATAATTTTTGTGTGCTGAGGAGGTTTGGGCTTGCTCTTCTCGTGAGGCAACTCCTTCGAGTAATCCTTTTTCGATTCTTGCACCTTTCTCTGTTTTGCCGAAGCTGCAAATGATGATTGTGTCGCCGACTTTAGGCGGTCTCACGGGATGCCCTAACGCAGAAATATGGACAAAGTAT is a window from the Fibrobacter sp. UWB4 genome containing:
- a CDS encoding glycoside hydrolase family 44 protein, giving the protein MGYSNFFTVAAFGTLFAISPTLAIDITVDANAGIKKISPYLYGRNIDKISDGDAEVTEEESAFINQMLEAGIHMLRANNGNNATRYNWRHKMTVHPDWYNNVYSHDWAITAQKVLDKMPGVDAMYAFQLTGYAASSTDYNFPDWNWKQEHGTYATQTFDLAGGGEVSEDGKTLIKAGDASLYNMEWPADSTVAIIPHWKDELKFDMSRFKYWSMDNEMEIWRGTHSDLDLPVTGDFLVERYIDVAKKARAAWGDIKLTGPVVANEWFWCSVSSYNKQDRPKGPDRDYCWLEYFIMKVAETQKSSGTRLLDVFDIHWYPSEKDYESRMNWHRVLFDTTYNYPGANGIKMVGGNWDNKITKEYIFVRINQWLEKYFGKNHGITLGITETDLNDSDPMVTALIYASFLGTMQDNGVEIFTPWTWGDGMYETVHLFSRYGHPNRVLSTSSNDSLVSAYSSISNKGDSLTVIFVNRAEKDAQDIDLNLANFASDGTVKTLTLQNLKGETFVSHTSNALKENAVEANAQGGTTTATSYSINRFKMTLPAKSITAVLLTTTTPKQIDAIAPTRSALTGNLLHHENGNWFINNGSGNVRCISVFNSLGQNVLQIQQPARGNFRIASEVLSKGNFIVRIETASGTQMQKITVK
- a CDS encoding GNAT family N-acetyltransferase yields the protein MSGGKAMIIAISKDDPWWEKTRAFAKDCPWLPGRRLAERMSKNDFLDWEKVFVAVHGEDVVGFCVLEENGNIPAKFSCSPFINLVYVSEKFRGERLSKSLIDAALDYAQRLGYKKVYLKSEHHGLYEKYGFKKIADFEPTVGLANQLFEIEILV
- a CDS encoding GNAT family N-acetyltransferase; this encodes MLQFFDVTRDAPWFPQVKALYESAFPANERIPIKHLLDDKIKREFWAFFNKDNGENAAAPKFCGFSNSISHGDITNIVYFAVVPELRCHGYGSQILQVIRRQHPDTRIVVDIEVEEDSKNAEELKRRNRRREFYTRNGFDASPVDYVWQGEHYRLLSAGGSVTEKEFRDFWKEILKDIPGAKYP
- a CDS encoding MBL fold metallo-hydrolase, with translation MKLFDNIFIPFIAALALTVVCCNESKNSTKESAESKSAVNLETPAKVTMPSAAVNTPEVEETKTIALANGASVTWIQDNEGKKFMPRELFSDASDSLYESLSMLAGLPASVSTFLVKTDGKYILFDAGLGAWGGQLLKRLATLSVNSDSIGLVYLTHFHADHIAGLVKNGSAGKMEKVFKNAAVYAGKVEYDAWMNEIPKNDLQKNIMALYKDSLHLFAFGDSLPHGVLAMDAVGHTPGHAAFQISNLLIIGDLMHGYALQKDHPEINSNYDMDKEKSAASRKRIMQYAHEHKLLMAGMHLPPPGFAE
- a CDS encoding SDR family oxidoreductase, which encodes MKLFEDKVVVVTGGAHGIGASIVSEFEKEGAKVAYIDIRENPCFVGDLSKKETLEKFAQFVIEKYGHVDVLVNNALPLMKGIDECSYEEFSYALAVGVTAPFYLAKLFAPHFAKGASIINISSSRDRMSQPQTESYTAAKGGIAALTHALAVSFAGRVRVNSISPGWIDTDFKTYEGSDAIQQPAGRVGNPLDIANMVLYLASGKAGFITGENICIDGGMTRQMIYHNDCGWKFEG
- a CDS encoding ribonuclease domain-containing protein, which gives rise to MPITNKATVTQWNEEKGFGFATANGTKYFVHISALGHPVRPPKVGDTIIICSFGKTEKGARIEKGLLEGVASREEQAQTSSAHKNYRKAKKSKIAIIAAICIALAFAFDIYVVYTTPDDAPRKKKVCLLKENPAEKEYTSRLHVAKYICDNDRLPVYYVTKSEGKKLYEQKTGKTFVKWNFNPHTTLGVMIGGDYFDNREGKLPPAYYYEADVDYFGDNRGTNRLVYSSGCNIYYTTDHYKSFSKIEFGN